The window cctctcccccctcccccccccccccccccccccctccccccccccccccccccccccctcccccccccctcctccccccccctccccccctcccctccccccccccctcccccccccccccccccgcccccccccccccccccccccctcccccccccccctcccccctcctctccctccccccccctcccccccccccccccccctcccccccccccccccccctcccccccccccccccccccccccccccccccccccccctcccccctcccccccccccccccccccccccccccccccccccctcccccccccccccccctcccccccccctccccccccccccccccccctccccttccccccccccccccccctcccccccccccctccctcccctccccccccccccccccccccccccccccccccctctccctccccctcccccccccccccccccccccctgcccccccccctcctcccccccccctccccctccccaccccctctcccccccccccccccccccctcctccccccccccccccccttccccccccccccccccccccctccccccccccccaccccctcccccctccccccccccccctcccccctccccccccccccccccccccccccccccccccccccccccccccccccccccccccctccccccccctcccccctccccccccccccccctctcccccccccccccccccccctccccccccccctcccctctcccccctccccccttccccccctcccctcccccccccccccttcctcccccctccccctcttcccccccccccccccccccccccccctccccccccccctcccccccctcccctcctctcccccccccccccccccccccttcccccccccccccccctccccccccccccctccccccccccccccccccctcctccccccctcccccccccccccccccccccctcccctcccccctccctcccccctccccccctccccccccccccccccccccccctccccctttccctcccccccccctgccccccccccccccccccccccccctttcctccccccccctcccctccccctcccccccccccccccccccctccccccccccccccctccccctccccccccccccctcccccccccccctccctccccccccccccttccccccccccccccccccccccccctccccccccccccccccccctcccccccccccccccctcccccccctcccccccccccgccccccccctccccccccccccccccccccccccccccccccccccctccccccccccccccccccccctcccccctcccccccccccccccccccccctccccccccccccccccccccccccccccccccccctcccccccccctctccccccctccccccccccccccccccctccccccccccccccccccccctcccctcccccctcccccttccccccccccccccccccccccccccccccccccccccccccccccccccccccccccctcccccccccccccccccccccccccccccccccccccctcccccccccctttccccccccccccccctccccccccccccccccccccccccccccccccccccccccccctcccccccccccccccccccccccccccccccccccccccccccccccccccccctccccctccccccccccctcccccccctccccccccccctccctcccccctctcccccccccccccccccccccccccccccccccccccccccccctccccccccccccccccccccccccccccccccccccccccctccccccccccccctcccccccccctcccccccccccccccctcccccccccccctccccccctccccctccctccccccccccccccccctcccctccccccccccccccctcccccccccccctcctccccccccccctcctccccccccctcccctccccccccccctccccctccctctccccccccctcccccctccccccccctcccccttccccccccccccccccctcccttccccccccccccccccctccccctccccccccccccctccccctccctccccctcccccctcccttcccccccccccctctccccccccccccccttcccccccccctcttccctccccccccccccctcctcccccccccccccctcccccccctccccccccctcccccccctccccctcttccccccccccccccccccctcctcccccccctcccccctccccctctccctccccccccccctccccccccccccccctccccctttcccccccccccttcccccttcctcccctcccccccctctccctcctccccttctccctcccccctccccctccccccccccctccctccccctccctccccctcccccccctcccctccccccccccccccttccccccttccctccccccctccccctctccccccccctccccctcccccccctccccctcccctccccccccccccccctcccccccttcccccccccccctcccctcccccccccccctccccccccccccctcccccccccccccctccttctccccccccccccccctcccccccccctccccccccctcccccccttccccctccttctcccctccccccctccctctcccccccctccccccccccccccccccctcccccctcccccctccccccccccccccccccctccccccccccccccccctcccctcccccccccccccccctccccctccctcccccccccctcttccccctcccttcccccccctcccctcttctccccccccctcccccccctccccccccctccctcccccctccccccccctcctccccccttccccccccctccttccctccccttcccccccctcccccctctccccctcccctttcccctcccccccctccctcctcccctcccctccccctcccccccttcccccccccccttcctcccctcctcccctccccccttccttccccccctcctccccccccctcccccctctctcccccctcccccccttcccccctcctcccctcccctcccccctcccttcccctccccctccccctcccctcccctctcccccccctcccccccccccccccccccccttctcctccccccccctctccctctccctcctctccccccccccccccctctcccccccccccctctcccttccccctccccctctcctcccccccctcccccccccccctccctccccccccctctccccccctcctccctcccctcccctcccttccccccccctccttccccgccctccccccccccctccccctcctcccttctcccctccttcccctccccccccttccctcccctcctcttctccccctcccctctcccccctcttccctcctcccctccccccccccccccctcctccctcttcctcccttcctccctcccccccccccttcccctcccccccccccccctccctcctctcccctcccccctcctcctccccccctcccccccctcccctttttctccccgctctcccttccccccccccctccccccctctcctcccccctcccctcccccctccccccctccccctcccccccccttctccccctccccctccccctcgctcccctcctttccctccttcttccctcctcccctccccccctccctctctcccccctcccccttccttccccccttctCCGCCCCTTCTCTCTTGCTGCTGCTATCTTTGTGCTCTCTGCTTGCTCTTTCTTGCTCCttgcttttgctgcttgctgcttctgctgcctgctgcttctTGCTGCTTGCTGCTTCGTGCTtgcttgctgctgcttgcttgctttgctCTTCTGCTTAGCttgctctttctgctgctgcttgcctTGCTCTGGcttgctttgctgctctgcttctttgctgcttgcttgctgcttgctctgctgctctcgCTTTGCTCCTATTGcttctcttgctgctgctttgcttgctgctCACtatgctgctcttcctgcttgCTTACTGCTTATGGGTTTCTGCTTGCTTCTCTTTTATTGCTCTCTgctctttttgctttctttctgctttttctcttgctctttctctgctgctcttctctttgctctctgctctgctctgctttctcttgCTCTTTGCTCTAGCTGCttagctttgctgctgcttctctctgctcatttctgctctgcttctgcttctgctctgctgctttttgctctgctcttctcctctgctgcgtctttgctttgcttttttcttttgctttgctcagctctgctgcctgctgctgcactgctgctgctgcttgcttctgctctcttgcttttttcttgctttgctcTTTTTGCTCTTGCCTTTTTCTGCTTGCTGCTTTCTcgtgctgctctgctttttctgctgctgcttacttttgcttgctctgcttttcttctgctctctgctcttctcatttgctttctctctctgcttcttgcatgctttgctgcttcttttctctcttgcttatcttttgcttttgcttcttctgctcttcattctgctgcttttcttcttttctactTCTCTGCTTGCtggctgctttgcttgctctgcttttgctctccttctcttctctgctctgcttcttgctctttgcttgctgctgctcttcgCTGCTGCTCTTCTTGCTTTGCTTGCTTGCTGCTCTCTTCTTGCTCTTcttcctgctttgctgcttctgcttctagcttgctgctttgctgctttgctctgcctttgctctgcactcttgctgcctgctgctctctttttttttttcctctgctgcttcttctttttgcatttgctgctttgcttgctgctgctgctctgcttctcttatgcttg of the Zonotrichia leucophrys gambelii isolate GWCS_2022_RI unplaced genomic scaffold, RI_Zleu_2.0 Scaffold_1755_8939, whole genome shotgun sequence genome contains:
- the LOC135442176 gene encoding uncharacterized protein LOC135442176, whose amino-acid sequence is RKHEAKQKQDKQKKPREEQQEARAKRAEQAKRSSSKAKQLEQRARESRAEQRAKRRAAEKEQEKKQKESKKSREQ